One segment of Carya illinoinensis cultivar Pawnee chromosome 1, C.illinoinensisPawnee_v1, whole genome shotgun sequence DNA contains the following:
- the LOC122277311 gene encoding AT-hook motif nuclear-localized protein 20 yields the protein MDPAANSSVLNKRQSEISMNESSGRSSGERGDEDDDRDNGEEPREGAVEIGNRRPRGRPPGSKNKPKPPIFVTRDSPNVLKSHVMEVAGNADIAESIAQFARRRQRGVCVLSGTGFVANVTLRQPAAPGAVVALHGRFEILSLTGAFLPGPGSTGLTVYLAGGQGQIVGGSVVGSLVAAGPVMVMAATFATATYERLPLEDDEEAGSGGRQGAAAGSSPPAIGSSGSGGQLHPSGLPDPSSLPVYNLTPNLLPNGSQMGHDAYAWTHARPPY from the coding sequence ATGGACCCGGCAGCAAATTCTTCTGTGCTAAACAAACGCCAAAGCGAGATTTCCATGAACGAAAGCAGCGGTCGAAGTAGCGGTGAAAGaggagatgaagatgatgatagAGACAACGGAGAGGAGCCTAGAGAGGGAGCGGTTGAGATTGGCAATCGTAGACCAAGAGGCCGGCCTCCCGGATCTAAAAACAAACCGAAACCACCAATCTTTGTGACCCGCGATAGCCCAAACGTGCTCAAGAGCCATGTTATGGAGGTGGCTGGGAATGCTGACATAGCGGAAAGCATTGCGCAATTCGCTAGGAGGCGTCAACGAGGGGTTTGTGTGCTTAGTGGGACTGGTTTCGTGGCCAACGTGACCCTCAGACAACCTGCAGCACCTGGCGCTGTCGTAGCACTTCACGGAAGGTTTGAGATTCTATCTCTGACTGGTGCCTTCCTTCCTGGACCTGGCTCGACTGGGCTCACGGTGTACCTAGCAGGAGGTCAGGGACAGATTGTGGGAGGAAGCGTGGTAGGTTCCTTGGTTGCAGCTGGACCAGTCATGGTCATGGCCGCAACGTTTGCTACTGCAACATACGAGAGATTGCCTCTCGAAGATGATGAGGAGGCGGGGAGCGGAGGGCGTCAGGGTGCCGCAGCAGGAAGTTCCCCACCCGCAATTGGAAGCAGCGGCAGCGGAGGACAGCTACACCCTTCTGGGCTGCCCGATCCCTCATCGCTGCCTGTTTATAATTTGACACCAAATCTACTCCCCAACGGTTCACAGATGGGGCACGATGCTTATGCTTGGACTCATGCACGGCCCCCTTACTAG
- the LOC122277322 gene encoding ethylene receptor 2-like, with protein MLKALASGLLLLLIFLSVSAADNEFPRCNCEDEGSLWSFDSILQCQKVSDFLIAVAYFSIPIELLYFVSCSNVPFKWVLFQFIAFIVLCGLTHLLNGWTYSPHPFQLMLALTVFKILTALVSCATAITLITLIPLLLKVKVREFMLKKKTWDLGREVGIIMKQKEAGLHVRMLTQEIRKSLNRHMILYTTLVELSETLGLQNCAVWMPNEGKTQMNLTHEAYGRNSSDTYNSSISTNDPDVARIKGSDEVNILSPESALAAASSGESGEPGPVAAIRMPMLRVSNFKGGTPEMRQACYAILVLVLPSGQPRSWNSQEIEIIKVVADQVAVALSHAALLEESQLMRDKLVDRNRELQQEKMNAMMASQARNSFQKVMSDGMRRPMHSILGLLSMLRDENMSNEQRTIVDTMVRTGSVLSTLINDAMDNSRKDSGRFPIEMRSFHLHSMIREAACLAKCLCVYKGFGFAVEVERSLPDHVTGDERRVFQVILHMVGNLLDGNNGGGFVILRVFSESRSQGRNDQRWSTWRHSSSDADLYIRLEIAIENSSSQSEGSVSIAQPGGGRYTSDGLEESLSFGICKKLVQLMQGNIWVVPNHQGFAQSMALVLRFQLRPSIAVAISEPGESSEHPHSNSLFRGLQVLLADDDNVNRGVTRKLLEKLGCIVTAVSSGFECLSAIGPAGSSIQIVLLDLHMPELDGFEVAMRIRKFRSRSWPLIIGLTASADEDMWERCMHIGMNGIIRKPVLLQGIANELRRVLMQANQVL; from the exons ATGTTAAAGGCATTGGCATCTGGGCTGTTGCttttactgatttttttatcGGTATCTGCGGCTGATAATGAATTTCCCCGATGTAATTGCGAAGATGAGGGTAGCTTGTGGAGTTTTGACAGCATTCTACAGTGCCAGAAAGTGAGTGATTTCTTAATTGCTGTGGCCTACTTCTCGATCCCCATCGAGCTACTTTACTTTGTCAGCTGCTCGAACGTCCCTTTCAAATGGGTTCTCTTTCAATTCATTGCCTTCATCGTTCTGTGTGGGTTGACCCATTTGCTCAATGGCTGGACTTATAGCCCACACCCATTTCAGCTAATGCTGGCTCTCACTGTCTTCAAGATTCTCACTGCTTTGGTCTCATGTGCCACTGCTATAACACTCATCACTCTCATCCCTTTACTTCTCAAAGTGAAGGTGAGGGAATTCATGTTGAAAAAGAAGACTTGGGATCTAGGACGAGAGGTTGGAATAATAATGAAACAGAAAGAAGCTGGATTGCACGTTCGGATGCTTACTCAAGAGATTCGGAAATCGCTTAATAGGCATATGATTCTGTACACAACTCTTGTGGAGCTTTCTGAAACTTTGGGTTTGCAGAATTGTGCAGTTTGGATGCCTAATGAGGGTAAAACACAGATGAACCTGACACATGAAGCTTATGGGAGGAACTCTTCAGATACCTATAATTCTTCTATATCAACTAATGATCCAGATGTTGCAAGGATCAAGGGGAGTGATGAAGTGAATATCCTTAGTCCTGAGTCAGCACTTGCTGCTGCAAGCAGTGGAGAGTCAGGTGAACCAGGACCCGTGGCTGCAATTCGAATGCCAATGCTTCGGGTTTCCAATTTTAAAGGGGGAACTCCTGAGATGAGACAGGCTTGTTATGCAATATTGGTTTTGGTTCTTCCAAGTGGACAACCTAGATCTTGGAACAGCCAGGAAATTGAGATTATTAAAGTTGTTGCTGATCAGGTTGCCGTGGCTCTTTCCCATGCTGCACTCCTTGAAGAGTCCCAGCTCATGAGAGACAAATTGGTAGATCGAAATCGAGAATTGCAACAGGAAAAGATGAATGCTATGATGGCAAGCCAGGCAAGAAATTCCTTTCAAAAGGTAATGAGTGACGGGATGAGGAGGCCAATGCACTCAATTTTGGGTTTGCTTTCAATGTTGCGGGATGAGAATATGAGCAACGAGCAGCGAACTATTGTAGACACAATGGTGAGGACCGGCAGTGTTCTATCAACCTTGATAAATGATGCAATGGACAATTCTAGGAAAGATAGTGGAAGATTTCCAATAGAGATGAGATCATTTCACTTACACTCCATGATAAGAGAAGCAGCTTGCCTCGCAAAGTGCTTGTGTGTCTATAAGGGCTTTGGCTTTGCAGTTGAGGTTGAGAGGTCACTGCCTGATCATGTAACGGGTGATGAAAGAAGGGTTTTCCAGGTGATTTTGCATATGGTTGGGAACCTGTTGGATGGCAACAATGGAGGGGGATTTGTGATACTCCGGGTTTTCTCTGAGTCTCGAAGCCAGGGAAGGAATGATCAGAGATGGTCAACCTGGAGACATAGCTCCTCTGATGCGGATTTATATATTAGACTTGAGATTGCAATAGAAAATAGCAGTTCTCAGTCGGAGGGTTCAGTTTCAATTGCACAGCCTGGCGGTGGGAGGTACACCAGTGATGGTCTTGAGGAGAGTTTGAGCTTCGGAATTTGCAAAAAGCTAGTGCAG TTGATGCAAGGCAACATATGGGTTGTCCCAAATCATCAAGGTTTTGCTCAAAGCATGGCACTTGTTCTTCGGTTTCAACTGCGACCATCCATTGCAGTAGCCATCTCAGAACCTGGAGAATCTTCAGAGCACCCACACTCTAACTCTCTCTTCAGAGGCTTACAAGTTTTACTGGCTGATGATGACAATGTGAACAGGGGTGTGACGCGAAAACTTCTTGAAAAGCTAGGTTGCATTGTCACTGCTGTTTCTTCTGGATTTGAATGCCTTAGTGCTATTGGCCCTGCAGGCTCTTCTATCCAAATCGTTTTATTGGATCTTCACATGCCCGAGTTGGATGGGTTTGAAGTTGCAATGAGAATTCGGAAATTTCGTAGCCGTAGTTGGCCACTGATCATTGGCTTGACAGCAAGTGCTGATGAAGACATGTGGGAAAGATGTATGCATATTGGAATGAATGGAATCATTCGGAAACCAGTTCTGCTGCAGGGTATTGCCAACGAGCTTAGAAGAGTCCTGATGCAGGCAAACCAAGTTCTATGA